One Candidatus Devosia phytovorans genomic window carries:
- a CDS encoding type II toxin-antitoxin system VapC family toxin: MTYLLDTNVLSEVRRPQPDAAVMAWLDQVDEDRVYLSVISIAEIARGVALLDAGRRRDELAEWLTHDLPARFETRLLTVDERVALTWGRLMGEAKRAGRGLSVMDGWIAAVAIVHELVLVTRNIRDFEGLGIVLLDPWMGKPAGPA; this comes from the coding sequence TGAAGTGCGCCGGCCGCAGCCGGATGCTGCGGTCATGGCCTGGCTCGACCAGGTGGATGAGGATCGCGTCTATCTCAGCGTGATTTCCATAGCAGAGATTGCCAGGGGCGTGGCGCTGCTCGATGCCGGCCGGCGTCGGGACGAGCTGGCGGAATGGCTGACCCACGACCTGCCGGCACGCTTTGAGACCCGCCTGCTCACCGTCGATGAGAGAGTTGCCCTGACCTGGGGGCGGTTGATGGGTGAGGCCAAACGCGCCGGACGGGGTCTCAGTGTGATGGATGGATGGATCGCGGCCGTCGCTATCGTGCATGAGCTGGTGCTGGTCACCCGCAATATCCGCGATTTCGAGGGTCTGGGTATCGTGCTGCTGGATCCCTGGATGGGAAAACCTGCCGGACCGGCATAA